Sequence from the Temnothorax longispinosus isolate EJ_2023e chromosome 6, Tlon_JGU_v1, whole genome shotgun sequence genome:
ATTAGTCAGTTTTAGTTAAAGCAACAAAGCGATGCACGGCGTATCGCTCTTGATGCCAAAGTCTTTGTATCAAAGGCCTGgcaaaaaatgtttgaataaTAGCAGAACGTACGACATAAAAGCACACAAACATCGTATTTTACTACGGTTAAAAGAcgatttctgaaaaatataaatgcatgcCTGCCggacagatatatatataactgcgGTTTTAATCGGTTGACAAATTTTCCATGTTTTATTTTGCCACAAGAGCAAAAAGCGTATATTTATTCGATGACTTTAATGAAGTTCTGATAATAAACCGGggattaaagatttattttaaggTCTGTGTATGCAAATATgaattttagtatttatcccggagagagggagagagatgaTTACGCGCGAGAGATGTAGAGCTTGTATTGTTACGATCAAGCAAACATGTTACGCATAATTTCTTCTTTGCAAGCATCCGAAGCGAGGTGGATAAAAGAATAACTTGTGCTCGGATAATTGCTTCCTAATGGCCGCGAATCTGATATCTCATTCTCCTTTCCATTATGCTTTGTTCCTTATCTGTCTCGGTCTTCACTTCGATGCCACGAGCTGTTCGACGTCAATCCACCGATTTAATGATGATATCATATTGCATAACCCGATGTGTATTTACATTGCATGCTATGGAAAATAGCTCTTGTATCACGCTTGTCGTATAATTCGATATCTTGCATAAGCGAGATTGCCGAGATTCATCTCTTAACAAGATTTTGTTTTAACAGGTACTCTATTACTCAGGGACAATACGCACATCGATATGCGGGAGATTTTAATTTCAGCTGATCCGCGACTTCTGACccttaaaatttatatgccGTATATCGCGCTGCATTTTGTTGCGAGTAGTTTACGCTTTAATATGATTCCCGCGCGACGAAACTACATTTTCCAATTCGCATACCATGCGAGTCTCGACTAGGGGCGGTGAAAACGGTAGGTAAAAGGGTTCGCGCGCgaaacttaataaattaatcccGTAAACATGGAGAATCGCGTTTCGCCGGCTATTTCGTGCGTGCATCATGAACACGTGCACGCATCCGCGGCGATGCAATACATGCTCGCGGCTTTGGCGGTGCAAGTCCCGCGGAAAATATCAGTGTGCACATCGTTCTGCCTcctcccctctttctctcctttgcgtgatatatttacttaataaacGTTCCGAACGGcaggaaaatttaaattaaatttattcagtGAAAACAGCCTATAAGGCACGAGGGCGGCCGCAATATTGTTTGCGAGCGAACGAAATGCGCAAGAGCCGGTGATAgggtgagaaagagagagcaagTGAATGGGGAGGTGACCAGAAAGGACAAATGGacacagagaaagagaagactGTTAAAGTAGTGAGTGGATAGAGTGAAACAGACGGAGTCGAATAGAAAAGCGGACACAGAAGGAGTGCGGAGATAGGAgcgcgagagaggaagagggcgACGAAAGAGGGCTGCGAAAGTACGGACTGTTATAAAACGAAGTGAAAAGCTCGAGAGGGATGGTGGCGCGTCTGAGTGACGGCGGACCGTTGATTCGGCTGTGGGAGGGAAAAAAACGTGGAAATATGCTCTCGGCACGCTTTTCGTACGACGGAAATGTGTCAAATTCGCGCGTGCTCCGTCTGCCGTGTATGTTCGAGCACGGCAGCGCGGAGCCGCGCCGGGGAGGATCGGTGATGATGGCGCGTGCTGTGACAGAGGGTGCGGGtaacgacaaaaaaaatattcgtccGCGTTTCATTTCGTTCGTTCGCCCGGCGTTTGCCGCCCGGGGTCGCGCCGTTGTTTTCGTATTATCCGAAATTCTTCCGGTGTCAATGGCCCGTAATTTGAGCAAACAACGACCGGCTAAACGGCTCACGACTGTCCGCCCGTTCATAAATTCGTGCGGGTCTCTTTTATTACTATCGCGATACGTTTCGCAAACTGCCGCGACTGCGTAACGCACGATTGAGCACTCAGCCTTGTGCATTTTCGCATActgcgcggcgcggcggcgagaaattttattgtgcTCTTCCACAAGTTGTTTGCTCAATTACTTGCGCGTGGAATGCTAAAtgaagttacaaaaatatcacGATGCAAAACCTTTTTTGCATTTCCCGTGTATAACTGCGGAATTTATCAAGAGACGAGCGATGCACTTTTTGAAATGATGCCAACAATAAGAAAAGAGGATTTACCGTCATTACATAAGTTTTTATCCtgttatacataaaaaaataaagtggagatatatatatcttaagtTCTTGTTACATTTTTGCAGACTTTAAGTTGGGCGACTCGAGACAGATCCTGACGTTAACGCTCGCCTCAAATTACTGCTTTCACACGTCGCTtgttttcttgaaaattaGCATGTTGATTAAAATTCGACTTGAAAGTCGCTTTGAAACGTGAAACTGGACCGTAAGTTTCTCGGGTAGAAAACGCGTAGAGAAGCGAGAGCCGTCGATGCCAGGTCGTGGACAAAGTGGTCATATTTCGCACAAGTGTCCCATGTCTACCCTTTTGTCTTTTCCCTAGCGGCAACCGTTGAAAGCAGCTTGCTGTAAGCGGATATTCtatttaggaaaaaaaaattggaagcGTGCTTGTTCCTTGCCGTTATAAAACTGCTTATCGACCGGCTTTACTTTACTCCTCCTTTACTGCATAGATCCACTTCGTTTGAATATGTaaactaatttatttctataccCTCTTTTCTCGGATCgggcaatatatatatataaatacgatcTTCTAAAGTACTTTATTTAGCGGAAGGAGTGCATGACCGAAATCGCCAAAACGGTTGAACCGTTAGCAACGTGAGTCGAGTATGTACCTACCTACCCTACCAACTGCATAAATTCGGTCTGAGTGCGATGATGCCGCATTTATGACGAGGGCAACGTCGTTTTCAAGAGAATCGTCGCCGCCGGCGGAGAAACTCTTCATGGAAAATCACATTgaagtttgaaaaattcgaTGGCACGCTCGAAACAGACTGGAGCTCACTCGGGGGAACGCTGGGTGGACGGCTGCAATTGCTCACGGAACGTATCTTCCTTCTCCCGAGCACGGCGAACAGATTGTCAGAAACCGTCGGATCGTTCGTTAAAGCGAAAAATCACGTGCGCGAGATTTACTtcgatttcatattttttcgattgcaTCGTCTGTCTGCGCCGTTCCCAAATGTTGATTTATCGTGAAACAAACTTTGCTATATACTCATGACTAAACAttaggaaataaatatttatcttactAAATTTTTGAGGGATAAAAAAAGTCGGAACGTCATAATATATtcggataaaaaaattgtttctatttttagaCCAATCCGACAAAAAAAGgcaatattattcaatttttgattGACACATctgtctaaaatatttattgtgacGAATTTTAATTGTGCCATAAATCCGTACATTATTAATGCAACTTCATATCgtaaatattgtagaaattcaAAGCAATTCTCTTTTAACTCGACCTTAATTACTGCTTAACTCGTGAAGTTCGCATCGAGTACATGGTCTTAATCATTAAGGCATACCATTCAAATTCATTTTACTTAGTTTGTGGAGCTGTGCTCGCCTCATTTCATCTCTTTACATCTGCTTTTCTATTTGCGCGgatgtaaaagtaaattatagaaatttattcattCCGAGTGCACTTTATGCATTCTGCCTCAAAATTCtacttgaaatttttccgAAGCAATAACATTGCGAAtttatcaacatttttaataaattcgtgcataatgttattaatagaaagttaaatcaattaactgtgtttaaaataactaaaattattgtaatagaaaaattacttcttgctattgtaaaattattttttattaagaatattttttgttaattcatcaagtattttctataaataatttttaaataaagattttatgaaCTTTGTTTTCAGATGTAATAAGTAGAGACAGAAATTTTATCGCAcggaaaatttcaattttattgacTTATAATGATAGGCGAATGATGATTAATAACGACTCGTCAGAATCATAAATGTCTTTCTCAAtccatttcttaaaatatattaatgcatGATAATTATGTTGTTTAACAAATATCACGAATGGCTATTtagaattacatttattaatgatGTCGTAATGAATACATCGCTGCTATAAAATTTGCCAAACCTGCATCATACTTGCGCATTATGGATGCAAAATTTGCTAAACCTGCATCGTACCTGCGCATATTGCagaatataacaataaagagcaatttatctcttttatctATGGCTCTTGAAAAGCCATGTAGTTTGTATGATGTACCTTATTGCggattacaataaatttcagGAAGCGCATTATGAGCCTCTAATGAAGATTATGTATCGAGGCTAAAGATAAACTGAGGAAATCCGACCTAACAATTCTACCTGAAAACCCGATGTTGCGCGGTTATAGTTGACACACGAGATTATGGAGGCATCTCGTAAATTGCTCTACGGGTAACCTGTTCGCGCTATTATGTTCCCCGAGTAGTAATTGCGTAAATATAGTCCGTCATAACCCGCTCTTTTGATCGTCAACGTGTTTTCCGATGCTATAAAAGCCGGGCAACTACGCGATCATCTCGCAGTGTTAAAATGTGGTCTAAAAAGTTTGTGTTTTGTGCGTTTGTGGTCATATCGGCCAGAGCCGAGCAAGATGTTCAATTAGAAATTCCTCAGGGATTTCTAAAGGGCCTAAAGACTAATACAGTATTACAGAACAAGGCGTACTATAGCTTTAAAGGGATACCCTACGCGAAGCCCAATGTTGGCCTTAATAAATTCCAGGTAAGTTGATTAATTATCAGATATATACATGCattgcacatacacacacacatttttttttaatagactagttctatatttaaaatacggGTCAAAGAATTAGaagagtaataaattaatatttcgagcttttttaaattttatttttcagatgcCAGAGCCAGCGGAGTCTTGGGAAGGCACGTACGATGCGACTTACCATCGTGCGTCTTGTCCCTTCTTCTGTATGATCGAACAAGATATAGTTGGCGAGGAAGATTGtctttttctaaatgtttACACTCCGGTGTTGGACAAGGACGCTTGTAAAGCTGTTATGGTATGGTTCCATGGCGGTAATTTCAATCATGGCCTTGGAGACGATGTATTCTTCGGCCCTGACTTTTTAGTTGAGCAAGACGTCGTTCTAGTGACGCTTAATTATAGACTAGGCGCAATTGGTGAGTATAGAGATCCGTCAACAAACAAGCGTGTTTTCATGAGACACGCcggttaaataatttctaaatcattaaaattgaaggcacatataaaataatcgtaCCATTATTGAATTATAGGATTTTTAAATACTCGCGACAAGAGTGCACCCGGCAACGCTGGTCTAAAGGATCAGGTGATGGCGCTGAAATGGGTCAAGGACAACATACATTACTTCGGTGGCTGTCCCAACCGAGTTACGATCTTTGGCGAAGATGCGGGCGCAAGTTCCGTCCAGTTTCACATGATGTCTCCTATGTCCGACGGTGAGATGTCGCGATCGCTTGATTACTTGAACGAAATAAACTTTTGTCGCTCTCACATCGTGGGCGTGAAATGTGTACATACAACACGATTTACCGTGCCACAGGTTTGTTCAATAAAGCTATCTCGCAAAGCGGAAGCGCGGTGAATACATGGGCGATATCTTATGATGCCAGAGATGTAGCCTTCAAACTGGGCGAGAAGCTCGACATAGAGACTAGCGATTCTGCTGAGTTGGTTGCCAGACTCGCAGAATTTTCTCCGAAAGAATTAATTGCGGCCAGTGATGACTTACCGTTCCTTAAACAGGTAAAACCGTTCCTTATTAATTGAacgaattattttcttgttgAATACACGAGAGATAGCGTTACATTAATTGAAGTTTACGGTATAAACACTCAAAGCGAACATTATGTTAACGAGTATTGAACGCCGATAATCATTTCGATTGCATCATTGCAGAGCGCTATGAACGGCCGCACCGAAGCATTTATTCCATCGGTCGAGGCTGACATAGGACAAGAGATATTTCTGCCCGCCGATCCCTGGACGCTTTTGAAATCTGGAAAAATTGCCGATGTGCCCGTTATGGCCGGATTTACGGCCGACGAGTCCGCCTTTTATGTGCAGAGTAATGACCGATACGATATTACGCGGAAGTTACATGTGCTCGGCGTCATGTAAACGATATGAAAACATTTGTTTTTCAGTGATGCTCGGCAATATCGACCAGATAAACGAGCACTTTGAGAACTTCCTGCCGA
This genomic interval carries:
- the LOC139814664 gene encoding esterase FE4 — protein: MWSKKFVFCAFVVISARAEQDVQLEIPQGFLKGLKTNTVLQNKAYYSFKGIPYAKPNVGLNKFQMPEPAESWEGTYDATYHRASCPFFCMIEQDIVGEEDCLFLNVYTPVLDKDACKAVMVWFHGGNFNHGLGDDVFFGPDFLVEQDVVLVTLNYRLGAIGFLNTRDKSAPGNAGLKDQVMALKWVKDNIHYFGGCPNRVTIFGEDAGASSVQFHMMSPMSDGLFNKAISQSGSAVNTWAISYDARDVAFKLGEKLDIETSDSAELVARLAEFSPKELIAASDDLPFLKQSAMNGRTEAFIPSVEADIGQEIFLPADPWTLLKSGKIADVPVMAGFTADESAFYVQMMLGNIDQINEHFENFLPNDLNITDAGQKNQLGESLKSYYFGDKLISTETTKELMKMLDDVMFDAGIALSLEVLSSRISSPIYQYIFSYEAPFGMIKSLVQVEVGSAHGDDLTYEFYSDELKNVPQPGSPAEKMVRIYTTLLANFAKDGNPTSNMNEYVNVKWEPRGEEDNYMNINQDLKMEKGLLNDRVDFWKNLYKNVLG